agggcaaataggatcctgggttttataaatagaaatgttagttataaaagtaaggaagtggtgcgtagcttatataattcctatgttaggccccatttagagtattgcatacaggcctggtcaccccactataggcaggatatcaacatgttagaagcagttcagagaagagcaactaggatgataccagcattaaagcgcctggagtatagagatagattaaaggaattaaacatgttttcatttgagaggagatgtataagagggatatgatagagttatttaaaatgttctcagatacaaactacatagatgtgagatctttctttaccttagaggaggaaataggactagaaatcatggcaggaagattagaaagcaaggctgcaggttagatataagaaaatatttctttagtcatagggtggtagacttctggaatgcattgccagagatggttttaaatagcactagtttgacaatgtttaaaacagattagataagcacttaaatttattagatttataattatgtatagcactgcatgatagttttataagaaatttactatagttaaacaagacatgatccccatgtatggggaccacaaattgtagaggatttcgctgcaggacttagccctgttaatgggccaaatatttagaattagtatataatgtattgtgtacttgtaagtgtatcttttaagtactgatgatgaggtcgctgtgcgactgatacaggataacctagatgggccctggtggccctttgttatcctattatttatgttatgttaacaaTAATTTTATTATCAGGTCCAGGATGGAGAGTGACCTGCTTGCGCTACACTGGATGGAGCACGCTTCAGTTTTTAGTCAAGCCATTGGAAACTTACGGAACAAGGTAGAGagattttacttattattttgtgtatgagatttttcttgtgtttttaagatattCTGTAAGAAAGTGTCATTTATTATAAATTGTACTaaatttaatttcctttcttttcagacTAGTTACACTGATGCAACATTAGCTTGTGAAGGAAATTTTTATCCTGTTCATAAGTTTGTCCTCTCAACATGTAGTCAGTATTTTAATGCTATCTTTGAATGGACACCATGTATAAATCCAGTAGTTGTCATCAATAATGTAACTTCTAAAGAATTAGAAGCTCTTCTTGATTTCATGTACATGGGAGAAGTCAGTGTGAAAGATTCTTTGATCCCAGACATTATGCGTGCTGCAGAATGCCTAAGAATTCGTGGGTTATCTCttcttgatgatgatggtgtcaAAACCaacctgaaaaataaaaataagactgACTCAAGTGGGCCTGCTcgcaagaagagaaggacatcACTATCCAAGAAAAAAGTTCAAGCGCCTGCTTCAAACAACATCCCATCTACAAGTCATGCAATGGAAACGAATAACTATGTTGCTGTTTCTACACCAGCCCCAACACCAGTTCATTGCTATGATAATGAAGGAACCTTTAATCATGTCGAGAATCAAACACCTGACTTTACTCCCATAGAAGAGCCACCCAGACACCTTTCAGAGTCTCAGGACTATAATACTGAGCTGACTCATGCTCCTCTACAAAATAATGCCCCAGCACATTTTCTGCAAACACAGATGTCTTCCTCCCCACAGCCACATGTAGCTGTTCAGCCATTACCACCTATGCAGCCTTCTAATACCATCATCAACCATCGTAATAAAATCTCCCCGCCACATTTTCCAACAACATCACATTCAAGTGCCCTTGATCAGTCCTCTCATGAACAGATATCTGATACTTCTTTGCATCCTGCAGTTGATATTATGAAGTCAAGGAAAATAGAACCTGTAGAAACAAAGCCACAACCACATATTCCTCAAGCTACAGTGTCCTCAGAAGAAATTCCTAATATGCTACACAGTTTTGTTGATATGCAGCCTCAGTATGATACCAAGCTTGaaccaagagaggaagttgCTACTTTCCATGCTGTGGTAATGTatatctcattattttttattgttgtatgaTGTTTACTATAAATTTTGTTATTATAAGACTAAGATAGCTCACAGACTGGTGTAACAAATAGGAAGGCACCCATGTTCCCATTGCAGTTGCTAGATTCACCAGATATCATAATTTTTCATAGAAAAGTTGGTCCactgtatattatatattttttaatattctaCTATCACTTATCGAGATATTGAAATAGCTAAAGTATTTTTAAACATATCTACAACATAAATGTGTTAATAGTAGAATTAAGGTTATAtaaatgtgttgtgtgttttttttatactactactattcctgggacaaaaattacttaGTTTCTCAGTTGATAACtcaaagttagtatgatattttttttccttttagggTAGGAAGTAGCTTACAAGAAACCATGAATATATGGAGCCcataaatgagtttattttcatacagTCCTTAATGCAGCAGTAGGCTGAGTCCCCTCATTACTAAAAAAAACTTGCACATGGTTATGGAAATATTCATAAATCAACGTTCTGTACTTACAttcaatacagtaatactctgcttaacgaacattcATCTAActaatttccggtttaacgttcTACACTCGACCcttgaaacaacggacaaatgcgtgcacaaCCCTGTCTGTatgtagattgcaaaagtccattctttgcaaaagtacataaaaaactgtataaaatgtatgtaaaatgctgtgtaatcattaagaaatcattcaagcagtattacaaagcattaagtacaacaaataacctgaaatagatgacatgagcatggtcagtttaataaatattaataaacaatacagaaaacgaagtttactaggtttaggaggcattttggataggttaagcactcgtCGGAAGgttacaaatgcataaaaaagccgtggtaagcactggacaatgttcgctattggttgaaaacgcacggattgaagataaaacatggcagccaacagctgatgacgcgaccgactcgccacctaccggacaataatttgccgggaacggacaatcctgcgcattttaatattcgtctgtagattaaaccggactccagaatttgtccgtagtttccaaaatccgttgatgggaggtccgttgtttcgagggtcgagtgtatataaagttagaccaaaatgtccgcataacgtacaaccacatcctttttagcgaattttctgggtttgaatttgccgggtagGGACCAAACGCGGCaccttcgctgtgattggctggctccccgcctgtctctagtgctcctcgggccggatccaagattctttaacaacctcagagcaacctcctgccgcgaaatggcttccatgaacgcttggcgGGACAGTgatgaggttgctctgaggttggtGGGAACACCActtctggaggtggtgttactgtcttataaatgcatttatgtttacaaaacaacatttctattagctttttacaaaccttgcccccaagaaaggattgttttgtaatgcataaagtgaaatcttacatggaataccaaaaaataaaggagagatgagatcggccacagcaGACGAGGCAGAGACTCagtgacttggccgcttcttcttcttcttgtgacccttttagcctggtgtgttgtctttcaccacaatattaaatttatgtttccactcctctattgcctgctataatggatatcatatcttagtattcatatacgctcatgccatgaggataacctggactctgtggcactgagttatagtgaattactaatgaaatactttcggtatttcattagtaattcactatcactcagtgccacagagtccaggttatcctcatggcatgagcgtatatgaatactaagatatcaAGGatagcaaggtttgtaaaaagctaatagaaatatatataattttttttaacccatgttgTATGTtgggggaccagcccagaatgcatcccccctatttctattatttcctatgggaaaattgaACAAGTAGATGAGACTTATCTGTAAGTTGAAGTATGCTTGGGATTTTACGAAGCAAACCGCCACTGCTGGCCTTGGAACCTTCACATGAGATATGCTTGCCTCGAACCACACCAGACTTTGAAACCAGACGACTACCCACATGCCATAAGAAAGTAAGCACATATCGTACATAATAAAAGTACCCGGCCAGAGAATGATATTACCAGAGCGGGGAGTGGAGGGCATGTGAAGGTTCCAAGGCCAGCAGTGGCAATTTGCTTCGTAAAATCCCAAGCATACTTCAACTTACAGGTAAGTCTCGTCTACTTGTTCAATTTTACCTCAGCAAACCGCCCTCTGCTGGCGGAACCTCCACATGAGGCTTTGAAGCCACgaatatatataattcattcAAATATGAATGAACATATTTGAATGAACATATTTGAATGAAAGCAAAGGAAGATGCAAAACAAAATTTACTGGAAATACCTGCCAGCATACATGAAGGTACAAgataagaaagtaaatgaaacctAGGAAACTTAAACTGAAAGTACACCTGCAGTTCCAAACTCATAACCATACTGAATACAGAATGTCAACCAAAGAAACAATAAGACAACAAAAGTAACTCCAGTTAGGTACAGTCAAAAATGGCATCCTGGAAAGGATCCGACCCCAGAGCAATAGGTTTGTCATAGAAATTGGCAAAGGTAGTTTCCCTGGCCCAACCTGCCTTGTCCATAATGCATGAAATGGGCACAGCCATGGCCTTCGCTTTTGATGCAGCGGCAGTCCTAACACTGCCTGCAGTGAACTGAGCTGTGTCCACCCCAGACATAGACAGCATAGATTTAACCCACCTAGTGATGGTGTTACTGGTGACCGGTTTGTGAGGCTTAATGAAGCTAATAAGGAGCTTGTCGTCAGCGGAGCAGCCTGGCTGTCGAAGCGACTCTGTAAGGTGAAGGTAATGTTGCAGAGTAGTCAAGACACAGACACGGGGATCCTTTGGATAAGCCACAAACTGGACCCTACGGATGTTGTGTTTCGGCTTGCATTGTTTGATACTACCTCCCAACTGAACTGAACAAGAATCCTCTCCCATGAAAAAGTCTGTAAGGACCAGTAAATGTAGAGTCTGGACTCTTGCTGCTTGTGTAAGAGCCATAAGAGTAACTAGCTTTAGGGTTAAAGTTTTAAGGGGTAGCTCATGGAGAGGATGCAAGGAGCGCAACGTGTCCAGGACTGGAGCCACGTCCCAAGTGACCGTGTATCTGGGGAGCGGAGGCCGGAGGTTGAACACCCCATTCATAAATCGGACCACCAGAGGGTGGTTCCCCGCTCGGCAGCCATCAATGACAATACCCAGAGAAGAAAGAGCACTTCTGGCAGTATTAAGGCATTCATACCCCACGTTCCTGTGAAAAGATtcagtcagaaaattaataacacAAGTTACTGTGGGATTAAGGGGATTAATGTGTCTCCTACTACAAAAGTGTGTCCACCTACTGATGTGTGGTCTGTATTGTCTGGCCGTCCCCGGCTTCCAAGAGGCCATGATGATGTCTGAACCGTCTGCAGATATGCCTCGTGCTTTGAGAGACTCCCTGATAACCTGCATGCCATGAGTTGTGTGTGGACCAAAACTGGGTGTTGGGCTGCCGAGGACGGATGTGTCAGAACTGCTTGCCCCCGCATAATCAACCGAGGGTGGTCGACCAGCATGTGCAACAACATGCCCATCCATGGCTGTGACGGCCACAGGGGCACCACCATTCAGCCCTCGGCTTGTTTGGCCCGCAGTTTTTGTAGGCACCTAGAGATGAGTGAAAAAGGGGGAAACATGTAACAAAGAGGAAACATTGACCACTTGATGGAAAAGGCATCAAAGTAAGCAGCTTCGGGGTCCGGCCTCCAAGAACAGAAAAGTGGAACTTGTTTGTTTAGTCTGGAGGCAAACAGATCTATGGTAGGAGTGCCAAAAAACATGACACAGGGCACGAAAAATGGACACATTCAGTTGCCATTCGTGGCGTTCGTTCCTATGACGAGATGCCAAGTCTGCCCTAACATTGTCTTTACATGGAATGAATGAGCAGGTAATCCAAGCATTATTTGCCAAACACCAGTCCCAGATAGCTGTAGCAATGTTGTTGCAAGTAAGAGATTTGGT
The sequence above is drawn from the Portunus trituberculatus isolate SZX2019 chromosome 41, ASM1759143v1, whole genome shotgun sequence genome and encodes:
- the LOC123517186 gene encoding protein abrupt-like isoform X4; the protein is MESDLLALHWMEHASVFSQAIGNLRNKTSYTDATLACEGNFYPVHKFVLSTCSQYFNAIFEWTPCINPVVVINNVTSKELEALLDFMYMGEVSVKDSLIPDIMRAAECLRIRGLSLLDDDGVKTNLKNKNKTDSSGPARKKRRTSLSKKKVQAPASNNIPSTSHAMETNNYVAVSTPAPTPVHCYDNEGTFNHVENQTPDFTPIEEPPRHLSESQDYNTELTHAPLQNNAPAHFLQTQMSSSPQPHVAVQPLPPMQPSNTIINHRNKISPPHFPTTSHSSALDQSSHEQISDTSLHPAVDIMKSRKIEPVETKPQPHIPQATVSSEEIPNMLHSFVDMQPQYDTKLEPREEVATFHAVEPSQNLYEFTDDLPSASTAPTSQQELCYQKIRYLLMFCSHHTIAPPHRAATTTTISLFPRFPLNTS
- the LOC123517186 gene encoding protein abrupt-like isoform X3; amino-acid sequence: MESDLLALHWMEHASVFSQAIGNLRNKTSYTDATLACEGNFYPVHKFVLSTCSQYFNAIFEWTPCINPVVVINNVTSKELEALLDFMYMGEVSVKDSLIPDIMRAAECLRIRGLSLLDDDGVKTNLKNKNKTDSSGPARKKRRTSLSKKKVQAPASNNIPSTSHAMETNNYVAVSTPAPTPVHCYDNEGTFNHVENQTPDFTPIEEPPRHLSESQDYNTELTHAPLQNNAPAHFLQTQMSSSPQPHVAVQPLPPMQPSNTIINHRNKISPPHFPTTSHSSALDQSSHEQISDTSLHPAVDIMKSRKIEPVETKPQPHIPQATVSSEEIPNMLHSFVDMQPQYDTKLEPREEVATFHAVEPSQNLYEFTDDLPSASTAPTSQQELCYQKVIATHGRVLLLLLLLLILLLHSAQAVPATHATALFSPSIFN
- the LOC123517186 gene encoding protein abrupt-like isoform X2; the protein is MESDLLALHWMEHASVFSQAIGNLRNKTSYTDATLACEGNFYPVHKFVLSTCSQYFNAIFEWTPCINPVVVINNVTSKELEALLDFMYMGEVSVKDSLIPDIMRAAECLRIRGLSLLDDDGVKTNLKNKNKTDSSGPARKKRRTSLSKKKVQAPASNNIPSTSHAMETNNYVAVSTPAPTPVHCYDNEGTFNHVENQTPDFTPIEEPPRHLSESQDYNTELTHAPLQNNAPAHFLQTQMSSSPQPHVAVQPLPPMQPSNTIINHRNKISPPHFPTTSHSSALDQSSHEQISDTSLHPAVDIMKSRKIEPVETKPQPHIPQATVSSEEIPNMLHSFVDMQPQYDTKLEPREEVATFHAVEPSQNLYEFTDDLPSASTAPTSQQELCYQKPLAGGAVVLPGEVCLAPGPCGTPPVLRRHNDVPACPGISLPVVEAAGGVYPPTAAAHIARSYPAVAGV
- the LOC123517186 gene encoding protein abrupt-like isoform X1; translated protein: MESDLLALHWMEHASVFSQAIGNLRNKTSYTDATLACEGNFYPVHKFVLSTCSQYFNAIFEWTPCINPVVVINNVTSKELEALLDFMYMGEVSVKDSLIPDIMRAAECLRIRGLSLLDDDGVKTNLKNKNKTDSSGPARKKRRTSLSKKKVQAPASNNIPSTSHAMETNNYVAVSTPAPTPVHCYDNEGTFNHVENQTPDFTPIEEPPRHLSESQDYNTELTHAPLQNNAPAHFLQTQMSSSPQPHVAVQPLPPMQPSNTIINHRNKISPPHFPTTSHSSALDQSSHEQISDTSLHPAVDIMKSRKIEPVETKPQPHIPQATVSSEEIPNMLHSFVDMQPQYDTKLEPREEVATFHAVEPSQNLYEFTDDLPSASTAPTSQQELCYQKGSATSSSSKKVDQNFTEDNPALKCTLCGKQFQKKDSLTRHMRIHNKGPYTCNQCPFTSKTYRDCVEHRKKEHVVIHKCSVCEFTTPRIDRLKRHLSAHNKPHQCPECKFSTSRAQNLQKHMKNKHEKK